Proteins encoded together in one Pseudomonas sp. ADAK13 window:
- a CDS encoding ABC transporter ATP-binding protein produces the protein MLQVQGVYKSYGTPQGPLAVLAGVDLYLGACSSLALMGESGSGKSTLLHLVAGLDRADRGSLQVGDQRLDQMNEAQLAHWRRTEIGLVFQQFNLIGSLRVEDNLAFQARLAGRFDPAWQAQLVERLGLGDLLKRYPEQLSGGQQQRVAVGRALASRPGLLLADEPTGNLDEATSDEVLQLLLDLLRDSPTSLLMVTHSPRIAARLDQQVVLHRGRVLAADAR, from the coding sequence ATGCTGCAGGTACAAGGGGTATACAAGAGCTACGGCACGCCGCAGGGGCCGTTGGCCGTGCTGGCGGGTGTCGACCTTTACCTGGGCGCGTGCAGCAGCCTGGCGTTGATGGGCGAGTCCGGCAGTGGCAAAAGCACGCTGCTGCACCTGGTGGCCGGGCTCGACCGGGCAGACCGTGGCAGCCTCCAGGTGGGCGATCAGCGCCTGGATCAGATGAACGAAGCGCAACTGGCCCACTGGCGCCGCACCGAGATCGGCCTGGTGTTCCAGCAGTTCAACCTGATCGGCAGCCTGCGGGTCGAAGACAACCTGGCGTTCCAGGCGCGCCTGGCCGGGCGCTTCGATCCGGCGTGGCAAGCGCAATTGGTGGAGCGCCTGGGCCTGGGGGACTTGCTCAAGCGTTATCCCGAACAACTGTCCGGCGGCCAGCAGCAGCGGGTGGCCGTGGGGCGGGCCCTGGCATCGCGGCCCGGCTTGCTGCTGGCGGACGAACCCACCGGCAACCTCGACGAAGCCACCAGCGACGAAGTGCTGCAACTGCTGCTGGACCTGCTGCGGGACAGCCCCACCAGCCTGTTGATGGTCACCCACAGCCCACGAATCGCCGCGCGCCTGGACCAGCAAGTGGTGCTCCACCGTGGTCGGGTACTCGCAGCGGACGCCCGCTGA
- a CDS encoding ABC transporter permease has protein sequence MRVFYWTLRALLSHWRRHPVQFFSVLTGLWLATALLTGVQALNSQARDSYARASQLIGGEPQASLSAPDGASFPQALFAELRRAGWPVSPVVQGRVLLKGHEDQRLQVMGIDPVSLPGSGAVAGQSLDRAQMVAFFNPPGRTWIAPQTLQALGLKEGDQPLTSAGLALPPLHVQPDMAPGLLLTDIGFAQPLLDMPQRLSRLLLDKAFAAAHPALPAELNGQLQLKQAEENNLARLTESFHLNLDALGFLSFVVGLFIVHAAIGLALEQRRGLLRTLRACGVSARMLILSLAVELGGMAVLGGLMGVASGYVLASLLLPDVAASLRGLYGAEVPGQLSLSPLWWLSGLGLGLLGALLAGASSLWRAARLPLLALADAQAWHHAHGRWLRRQGWVAGAALLIALLALVFGDSLASGFVLMAALLLGAALGLPVVLNGVLKAVLGRSRSVLGQWFLADCRQQLPALSLALMALLLALAANIGAGSMTSGFRQTFNNWLEQRLTAELYLNPQNPAQAEQLHTWLVQQPLVQTVLPTWQVAVQLQGWPADLFGVVDDSTYRQHWPLLEAAADPWGQLLQDDTLMLSEQMARRLKVRLGDVIRIPAPQGQWSPKVVGIYADYGNPKGHLLVNSRHLLQHWPGLSPARFNLRVLPGNVPTLVREVQDRFALEDSRIVDQQQLKGWSSQVFERTFAATAALNSLTLGVAGVALFISLLTQSQSRLGQLAPLWALGVTRRQLMLLNLGQTWLLAVLTLVLALPLGLLLAWCLDVVINVQAFGWRLPLQIFPWQLAQLLGLAMLATLLASAWPLWQLYRSRPADLLRTFANED, from the coding sequence GTGCGCGTCTTCTACTGGACACTGCGCGCGCTGCTCAGCCATTGGCGCCGCCACCCCGTGCAGTTCTTCAGCGTGCTTACCGGCCTGTGGCTGGCCACCGCGCTGTTGACCGGCGTGCAAGCCCTCAACAGCCAGGCGCGGGACAGCTACGCCCGGGCCAGCCAACTGATCGGCGGTGAACCCCAGGCCAGCCTCAGCGCGCCGGACGGTGCCAGCTTCCCCCAGGCGCTGTTTGCCGAACTGCGCCGCGCCGGGTGGCCGGTGTCGCCGGTGGTGCAGGGCCGCGTGCTGCTCAAGGGGCATGAAGACCAGCGCCTGCAAGTGATGGGCATCGACCCGGTGTCGTTGCCCGGCAGCGGTGCGGTGGCCGGGCAGAGCCTGGACCGGGCGCAGATGGTCGCGTTCTTCAACCCGCCAGGGCGCACCTGGATCGCGCCGCAGACCTTGCAGGCGCTGGGCCTGAAAGAGGGCGACCAGCCGCTGACGTCCGCCGGGCTGGCGCTGCCGCCACTGCACGTTCAACCGGACATGGCGCCCGGACTGCTACTGACCGACATCGGCTTCGCCCAACCACTACTGGACATGCCCCAGCGCCTGTCTCGATTGCTGCTGGACAAGGCGTTTGCCGCCGCTCATCCCGCCTTGCCGGCTGAATTGAATGGGCAGCTCCAGCTCAAACAGGCCGAGGAAAACAACCTCGCGCGCCTCACCGAAAGCTTCCACCTGAACCTTGACGCGCTGGGGTTTTTGTCCTTTGTGGTGGGGTTGTTTATCGTGCACGCCGCCATCGGCCTGGCCCTGGAGCAGCGGCGCGGCCTGCTGCGAACCTTGCGTGCGTGCGGGGTGAGCGCGCGGATGTTGATTCTCAGCCTGGCGGTCGAACTCGGTGGCATGGCCGTGCTCGGCGGCCTGATGGGCGTGGCCAGTGGGTACGTGCTGGCCAGCCTGTTACTGCCCGACGTCGCCGCCAGCTTGCGCGGCCTGTATGGCGCCGAGGTGCCCGGCCAATTAAGCCTCAGCCCACTGTGGTGGCTCAGCGGCCTGGGCCTGGGCTTGCTCGGCGCGTTGCTCGCCGGGGCCAGCAGCCTGTGGCGGGCGGCGCGCTTGCCGTTATTGGCGCTGGCCGATGCCCAAGCCTGGCACCACGCCCATGGGCGCTGGCTGCGGCGCCAGGGCTGGGTGGCGGGCGCTGCCTTATTGATCGCGCTGCTGGCGCTGGTGTTCGGCGATAGCCTGGCCAGCGGTTTTGTATTGATGGCTGCGTTGTTGCTGGGCGCTGCGCTGGGTTTGCCGGTGGTGCTCAATGGGGTGCTCAAGGCCGTATTGGGGCGCAGCCGCTCGGTACTGGGCCAATGGTTTCTCGCCGATTGCCGCCAGCAGTTGCCGGCCTTGAGCCTGGCGCTGATGGCCTTGCTGCTGGCGTTGGCCGCCAATATCGGCGCGGGCTCGATGACCTCGGGCTTTCGCCAGACCTTCAACAACTGGCTGGAGCAACGCCTGACCGCCGAGCTGTACCTCAACCCGCAAAACCCGGCGCAGGCCGAGCAGTTGCACACCTGGCTGGTACAACAGCCTCTGGTACAGACCGTTCTGCCCACCTGGCAGGTCGCGGTGCAGTTGCAAGGTTGGCCGGCAGACCTGTTCGGCGTGGTCGACGACTCAACCTATCGCCAGCATTGGCCGTTGCTCGAAGCAGCGGCGGATCCCTGGGGACAGTTGCTGCAAGACGACACCCTGATGCTCAGCGAGCAGATGGCGCGCCGGCTCAAGGTGCGGCTGGGCGATGTGATCCGCATCCCTGCGCCCCAGGGTCAATGGTCGCCGAAGGTGGTGGGGATTTACGCCGACTATGGCAACCCCAAGGGCCACTTGCTGGTGAACTCGCGGCACCTGTTGCAGCACTGGCCGGGATTGTCACCGGCGCGTTTCAACCTGCGGGTATTGCCGGGCAACGTGCCCACCCTGGTGCGTGAAGTGCAGGACCGGTTCGCCCTGGAAGACAGCCGCATCGTCGATCAGCAGCAACTCAAGGGCTGGTCGAGCCAGGTCTTCGAACGCACCTTCGCCGCCACCGCTGCTCTCAACAGCCTGACCCTGGGCGTGGCCGGGGTGGCGCTGTTCATCAGCCTGCTGACCCAGAGTCAAAGCCGGCTTGGCCAGTTGGCGCCGTTGTGGGCGCTGGGCGTGACACGACGCCAATTGATGCTGCTCAACCTCGGCCAGACCTGGCTGCTGGCGGTGCTGACCCTGGTGCTGGCGCTGCCATTGGGCTTGCTGCTGGCCTGGTGCCTGGACGTGGTGATCAATGTCCAGGCCTTTGGCTGGCGCCTGCCGTTGCAGATTTTTCCGTGGCAACTGGCGCAACTGCTGGGGCTGGCGATGTTGGCCACCTTGCTGGCGTCGGCCTGGCCGTTGTGGCAGTTGTACCGCAGTCGCCCGGCGGATTTGCTGAGGACCTTTGCCAATGAAGATTAA
- a CDS encoding lipocalin-like domain-containing protein produces the protein MKIKYLLWATFLLLGACDKPPASEESFAGLGSQAADFAQVVPGKVFSFPEDHGPHDGYRIEWWYLTANLKDAEGNAYGVQWTLFRNALKAGPTQPGWRDSTLWLGHAAVTSATRHYAAERYARGGVGQAGAQAEPFNAWIDDWNFATNPGATSSLADMQLAAAGEHFSYDLHLTSSRPLVLQGENGYSRKSDQGQASYYYSQPFFQADGRVTIDGKPYQVTGTAWLDREWSSQPLTASQTGWDWFSLHLDSGEQLMLFRVRQKDGPSYLTGTWIDQQGQTQTLHNQDIQLTPLGTTAIDGRSIPTQWSLKIPGKHLDITTQALNPEAWMNLSIPYWEGPVKFQGGVGYLEMTGY, from the coding sequence ATGAAGATTAAGTACCTGCTGTGGGCGACGTTCCTGTTGCTGGGCGCCTGTGATAAACCGCCTGCGTCCGAAGAAAGCTTCGCCGGGCTGGGCAGCCAGGCTGCGGACTTCGCCCAAGTGGTGCCCGGCAAGGTTTTCAGCTTCCCCGAGGACCACGGCCCCCATGACGGCTATCGCATCGAGTGGTGGTACCTCACCGCCAACCTCAAGGACGCCGAGGGCAATGCCTATGGCGTGCAATGGACGCTGTTTCGCAACGCGCTCAAGGCCGGGCCGACGCAACCGGGCTGGCGTGACTCGACCCTCTGGCTGGGCCACGCTGCCGTCACCTCGGCCACCCGCCATTACGCCGCCGAACGCTATGCCCGTGGCGGCGTGGGGCAGGCGGGGGCCCAGGCCGAGCCGTTCAACGCCTGGATCGACGACTGGAATTTCGCCACCAACCCCGGTGCCACCAGCTCCCTGGCGGACATGCAACTGGCGGCTGCCGGCGAGCATTTCAGCTACGACCTGCACCTGACCTCCAGCCGCCCGCTGGTGCTCCAGGGCGAGAACGGCTACAGCCGAAAATCCGACCAGGGCCAGGCGTCGTACTACTACAGCCAGCCGTTTTTCCAGGCCGATGGCCGTGTGACCATCGACGGCAAACCCTACCAGGTCACAGGCACCGCCTGGCTCGACCGCGAATGGAGCAGCCAGCCCCTGACCGCCAGCCAGACCGGCTGGGACTGGTTCTCCCTGCACCTGGACAGCGGCGAGCAGTTGATGTTGTTCCGGGTGCGGCAAAAAGACGGGCCGTCGTACCTGACCGGCACCTGGATCGACCAGCAGGGCCAAACACAGACCTTGCACAACCAGGATATCCAGCTGACACCACTGGGCACCACCGCGATCGATGGGCGCAGCATTCCCACCCAATGGTCGCTGAAAATCCCGGGCAAGCATCTGGACATCACTACTCAAGCGCTCAATCCCGAAGCCTGGATGAACCTGAGCATTCCTTACTGGGAAGGGCCGGTGAAATTTCAGGGCGGGGTGGGGTATCTGGAGATGACGGGGTACTGA
- a CDS encoding SMP-30/gluconolactonase/LRE family protein → MSTRPRKVRHLVLLVLVAIVAFLLLMPTRVQPVNWSPPKAPSLKDGPYAENQRLKAVKRTGAQDIAGPEALLLDGKGFLITGLHDGRIIRTAPESHVIEELANTHGRPLGLALHPDGRLIIADGIKGLLALDTGHNLTTLTTSAAGLPFGFADDVTVDTAGRYAYFSDASSRWGYGQDGEAVIEHGGDGRLLRYDFGNGHTEVLLDQLQFANGVALGPNEEYVLVNETGAYRISRYWLKGDKAGAHDLFIDNLPGLPDNLSFNGQDRFWVALYSPRNPLLDGFAGYPLMRKIMVRALMMLPKPIERKAFVLGLDVNGKVIANLQDGSSGNYSPITTAREYGDWLYLGSLKNTGMARLPLKLALGQ, encoded by the coding sequence ATGAGTACTCGTCCAAGGAAGGTTCGTCATCTGGTCCTGCTGGTCCTGGTCGCCATCGTCGCCTTCCTGTTGCTGATGCCCACCAGGGTGCAACCGGTCAACTGGTCGCCGCCCAAGGCGCCATCCCTGAAGGACGGGCCCTACGCTGAAAACCAGCGCCTCAAGGCCGTGAAAAGAACCGGCGCCCAGGACATCGCCGGGCCGGAAGCGCTGTTGCTGGATGGCAAAGGTTTTCTCATCACCGGCCTGCATGACGGGCGCATCATCCGCACAGCCCCGGAAAGCCACGTCATCGAAGAGCTGGCCAACACCCACGGCCGCCCCCTGGGGCTGGCCCTGCACCCGGACGGGCGGCTGATCATTGCCGACGGCATCAAGGGCCTGCTCGCCCTCGACACCGGGCACAACCTCACCACTCTGACCACCAGCGCCGCCGGCCTGCCGTTTGGCTTTGCCGATGACGTCACCGTCGACACCGCGGGGCGTTATGCATACTTCAGCGATGCGTCGAGCCGCTGGGGTTATGGCCAAGACGGCGAGGCCGTGATCGAGCACGGTGGCGACGGCCGCTTGCTGCGTTATGACTTCGGCAACGGCCACACCGAGGTGCTGCTGGACCAGCTGCAGTTCGCCAATGGCGTGGCCCTGGGGCCGAACGAAGAGTATGTGCTGGTCAACGAAACCGGTGCCTACCGCATCAGCCGCTATTGGCTCAAGGGCGACAAGGCCGGTGCCCACGACCTGTTTATCGACAACCTGCCGGGCCTACCGGACAACCTCAGTTTCAATGGCCAGGACCGTTTCTGGGTCGCCCTGTATTCGCCCCGCAACCCGTTGCTCGACGGTTTTGCCGGCTACCCGTTGATGCGCAAGATCATGGTGCGGGCGCTGATGATGCTGCCCAAGCCCATCGAGCGTAAGGCCTTTGTGCTGGGGCTGGATGTGAACGGCAAGGTGATCGCCAACCTGCAGGATGGCAGCAGCGGTAACTACTCCCCCATCACCACGGCACGCGAGTATGGAGACTGGTTGTATTTGGGCTCGCTGAAGAATACGGGCATGGCACGCCTGCCGCTCAAACTGGCCTTGGGGCAATAG
- a CDS encoding sterol desaturase family protein, with amino-acid sequence MTHPTEAFRATYRASINLRYNPWLHAGFVFGYGLLCVSLFWSSTDQIQRLEWLAVPLTLIFFNLCIYLVHRHLGHHKHAFARLFYARHTGDHHSFFTPGHMTCDSPRDWRVILFPAWLILLHSLIITLPAWWLLKHLNPNVAGLFAGCMILGYLLYEFFHACEHLHPDHPVARLPWIRQMHRLHALHHRRELMQGRNFNIVLPLMDYLFGTLHWEPRTTDHQESS; translated from the coding sequence ATGACTCACCCCACCGAGGCCTTCCGCGCCACCTATCGCGCAAGCATCAACCTTCGCTACAACCCGTGGCTCCATGCAGGTTTCGTCTTCGGCTACGGCCTGCTCTGCGTCAGCCTGTTCTGGTCCAGCACCGACCAGATCCAACGGCTGGAATGGCTGGCCGTGCCCCTCACGCTGATTTTCTTCAACCTGTGCATCTACCTCGTCCACCGCCACCTGGGCCACCACAAACACGCCTTCGCCCGGCTGTTCTACGCCCGCCACACCGGTGACCACCACAGCTTCTTCACCCCCGGCCACATGACCTGCGACAGCCCGCGAGACTGGCGTGTCATCCTGTTCCCCGCCTGGCTGATCCTGCTCCACAGCCTGATCATCACCCTCCCCGCCTGGTGGTTGCTCAAACACCTCAACCCCAACGTCGCCGGCCTGTTCGCCGGCTGCATGATCCTTGGTTACCTGCTCTACGAGTTTTTCCACGCCTGCGAACACCTGCACCCCGACCACCCCGTGGCCCGCTTGCCGTGGATCCGCCAGATGCACCGGTTACACGCCCTGCATCACCGTCGCGAACTGATGCAGGGGCGCAATTTCAATATCGTCCTGCCGCTGATGGACTACCTCTTCGGCACCCTGCATTGGGAACCGCGCACCACTGACCATCAGGAATCGTCATGA